In the genome of Streptomyces sp. V2I9, one region contains:
- the dprA gene encoding DNA-processing protein DprA has translation MLEPGDERAGRWLRQVGPDELLRRFTVEDGSAEKLLGMTAARLGGYRLRAAGADPERDLAAIAAAGGRFVCPGDREWPSQLDDLGDARPVGLWVRGLPDLRLWSLRSVAVVGARACTPYGAHMAATLGSGLAERGWVVVSGAAFGVDGAAHRGALAAGGATTAVLACGVDVPYPRGHAELLGRMAQQGLVVAELPPSAHPTRSRFILRNRVIAALTRGTVVVEAALRSGSLATARHAQRLGRFAMGVPGPATSGLSAGVHELLRGEGVLVTGADEVVELVGDIGDLAPARRGPVLPRDLLDAAAARVLDALPCHGVAHPRDLARTAGTSTDEALGRLYELHSLGFVEREGDGWRLTPPSVGNDDARRGGT, from the coding sequence GTGCTGGAGCCGGGGGACGAGCGGGCCGGGCGGTGGCTCCGGCAGGTCGGCCCGGACGAGTTGCTGCGGCGGTTCACGGTCGAGGACGGTTCCGCCGAGAAGCTGCTGGGGATGACCGCCGCCCGGCTCGGGGGATACCGGCTGCGTGCGGCCGGCGCGGACCCGGAGCGGGACCTGGCCGCGATCGCGGCGGCCGGCGGGCGCTTCGTCTGCCCGGGGGACCGGGAGTGGCCGAGCCAGCTGGACGACCTGGGCGACGCCCGCCCCGTCGGGCTCTGGGTACGGGGCCTGCCCGACCTGCGGCTCTGGTCCCTGCGCTCGGTCGCGGTGGTCGGCGCGAGAGCCTGCACGCCGTACGGGGCGCACATGGCGGCGACCCTCGGGTCCGGACTCGCCGAGCGCGGCTGGGTGGTGGTGTCGGGGGCGGCGTTCGGGGTGGACGGGGCCGCCCACCGGGGCGCGCTGGCAGCGGGTGGAGCGACGACCGCGGTGCTGGCCTGCGGAGTCGACGTCCCCTACCCGCGCGGGCACGCCGAGTTGCTCGGGAGGATGGCTCAACAGGGCCTCGTCGTCGCCGAGTTGCCGCCTTCGGCGCACCCCACCCGTAGCCGGTTCATCCTGCGCAACCGCGTCATCGCCGCGTTGACCAGAGGAACGGTCGTGGTCGAAGCGGCCCTCCGCAGCGGTTCGCTGGCCACCGCCCGCCACGCGCAACGGCTCGGCCGCTTCGCCATGGGAGTGCCCGGCCCGGCCACCAGCGGGCTCTCGGCGGGGGTTCACGAACTCCTGCGCGGCGAGGGCGTGCTCGTGACCGGCGCGGACGAAGTCGTCGAACTGGTGGGGGACATCGGCGACCTCGCGCCGGCCCGCCGGGGGCCGGTGCTGCCCAGGGACCTCCTGGACGCGGCCGCCGCGAGAGTCCTCGACGCACTCCCCTGCCACGGGGTCGCCCACCCCCGTGACCTCGCCCGCACGGCGGGGACGTCCACCGACGAAGCCCTCGGTCGACTGTACGAACTTCACTCACTGGGGTTCGTCGAACGGGAAGGCGACGGCTGGCGGTTGACGCCCCCTTCCGTAGGCAACGACGACGCGCGGCGGGGCGGTACTTGA
- the whiG gene encoding RNA polymerase sigma factor WhiG yields MPQHTSGSDRAAAPPLARGTVRPPAPSSLDELWRSYKATGDERLREQLILHYSPLVKYVAGRVSVGLPSNVEQADFVSSGVFGLIDAIEKFDLERAIKFETYAITRIRGAMIDELRALDWIPRSVRQKARNVERAYATLEARFRRTPSEAEVAAEMGISLEELHAVFSQLSLANVVALEELLHVGGEGGDRLSLMDTLEDTAADNPVEVAEDRELRRLLARAINTLPDREKTVVTLYYYEGLTLAEIGNVLGVTESRVSQIHTKSVLQLRAKLADAGR; encoded by the coding sequence ATGCCCCAGCACACCTCCGGGTCTGACCGCGCGGCAGCACCACCGCTTGCGCGTGGCACTGTGCGCCCTCCCGCCCCCTCCTCCCTCGACGAGTTGTGGCGTTCCTACAAGGCCACCGGTGACGAGCGGCTGCGGGAGCAGCTGATCCTGCACTACTCGCCGCTCGTCAAGTACGTCGCGGGCCGGGTGAGCGTGGGGCTGCCGTCCAACGTCGAGCAGGCCGACTTCGTCTCGTCCGGGGTCTTCGGACTGATCGACGCCATCGAGAAGTTCGACCTCGAACGGGCCATCAAATTCGAGACGTACGCGATCACCAGGATCCGCGGCGCGATGATCGACGAACTCCGCGCCCTGGACTGGATCCCGCGGTCCGTCCGGCAGAAGGCACGCAACGTGGAGCGCGCGTACGCCACGCTGGAGGCGCGATTCCGGCGCACGCCGTCGGAGGCCGAGGTCGCAGCGGAGATGGGCATCTCGCTGGAGGAACTGCACGCGGTCTTCAGCCAGTTGTCGCTGGCGAACGTGGTGGCCCTGGAGGAGCTGCTGCACGTCGGCGGAGAGGGCGGCGACCGGCTGAGTCTGATGGACACGCTGGAGGACACCGCCGCGGACAATCCGGTGGAGGTCGCCGAGGACCGCGAGCTTCGAAGACTTCTGGCACGGGCGATCAACACCCTCCCCGACCGCGAGAAGACCGTCGTGACCCTCTACTACTACGAGGGTCTGACCCTCGCGGAGATCGGCAACGTCCTCGGCGTGACCGAGAGCCGGGTCAGCCAGATCCACACCAAGTCCGTGCTCCAGCTCCGGGCGAAGCTGGCGGACGCGGGCCGCTGA
- a CDS encoding TetR/AcrR family transcriptional regulator, giving the protein MAEHRTMQRGALLDAARSLLSEGGTEALTFPALAERTGLARSSVYEYFRSRAAVVEELCAVDFPVWAAEVENAMRRAETPEAKIEAYVRRQLDLVGDRRHRAVVAISASELDAGAREKIRAAHGGLIAMIVEALGDLGHTQPRLAAMLLQGSVDAAVRRIELGVAEEPGVIADTAVAMVLRGVSG; this is encoded by the coding sequence GTGGCCGAGCACCGGACCATGCAGCGCGGCGCCCTCCTGGACGCCGCGCGCTCCCTGTTGTCCGAGGGCGGTACGGAGGCGCTGACCTTCCCCGCACTTGCCGAGCGCACGGGCCTCGCCAGGTCCTCCGTGTACGAGTACTTCCGCTCCCGAGCCGCCGTCGTCGAGGAGCTGTGCGCCGTCGACTTCCCCGTCTGGGCCGCCGAGGTGGAGAACGCCATGCGGCGCGCCGAGACGCCCGAGGCGAAGATCGAGGCGTACGTGCGCCGACAGCTCGACCTCGTCGGGGACCGCCGTCACCGCGCGGTCGTCGCCATCTCCGCGAGCGAGCTGGACGCGGGCGCGCGGGAGAAGATCCGCGCCGCGCACGGCGGACTGATCGCCATGATCGTCGAAGCGCTCGGCGACCTGGGCCACACCCAGCCGCGGCTGGCCGCCATGCTCCTCCAGGGCTCGGTGGACGCCGCCGTGCGCCGGATCGAGCTGGGCGTCGCCGAGGAGCCCGGGGTCATCGCGGACACCGCCGTCGCGATGGTCCTGCGCGGGGTGAGCGGCTGA
- a CDS encoding M23 family metallopeptidase: MRSQPGGLRRSPAPRCLPRLAPFLLPVLLLTLTLSARFPAAGPPPAAGSSVPGADVLPVGARAAPPHQDAGAGAGTGGDPDLGMNEDAKAGSEAETGSASGSDSGSSSASGSGSGSGSGSGSGSGSGHGGGGGGRSWPLAGRPAVVRGWEPPAGPYGPGHRGVDLAAGPGAQVLAAVDGRVSFSGRVAGRGVLAVEVAGSGSPPLRTTYEPVRALVEEGADVRAGQPVAVLEEGPFHCAAACLHWGLRREDAYLDPLSLLPPSLLRRGPSRLLPVFGVPEPGAAPGAPTAAGVSRSPRAGPSRRRCPR; encoded by the coding sequence ATGCGCTCTCAGCCCGGCGGCCTGCGCCGCTCCCCCGCCCCTCGCTGCCTGCCCCGGCTCGCGCCGTTCCTGCTGCCCGTGCTGCTCCTGACCCTCACGCTGTCCGCCCGGTTCCCGGCGGCCGGGCCTCCCCCTGCGGCCGGTTCCTCGGTGCCGGGCGCGGACGTCCTGCCCGTCGGGGCCAGGGCCGCTCCACCGCATCAGGACGCCGGTGCGGGGGCAGGGACGGGCGGGGACCCGGACCTGGGCATGAACGAGGACGCGAAGGCGGGCTCGGAAGCGGAGACAGGCTCGGCCTCCGGTTCGGACTCCGGTTCGAGCTCGGCCTCCGGTTCCGGCTCCGGCTCCGGCTCCGGCTCCGGCTCCGGCTCCGGCTCCGGCCATGGTGGGGGTGGGGGCGGCCGGAGCTGGCCTCTGGCGGGGCGGCCCGCGGTGGTACGGGGGTGGGAGCCGCCCGCAGGACCGTACGGGCCCGGCCATCGCGGCGTGGACCTCGCGGCGGGGCCGGGCGCACAGGTGCTGGCGGCCGTCGACGGCCGGGTGTCGTTCTCGGGACGGGTGGCGGGACGCGGGGTGCTCGCCGTCGAGGTGGCCGGCAGCGGCTCACCGCCGCTGCGCACCACGTACGAACCGGTGCGGGCCCTGGTCGAGGAGGGCGCGGACGTCCGCGCGGGGCAGCCGGTCGCGGTGCTGGAGGAGGGGCCGTTCCACTGCGCGGCGGCCTGTCTGCACTGGGGACTGCGGCGCGAGGACGCCTACCTGGACCCGCTCTCGCTGCTGCCGCCCTCGCTGCTGCGCAGGGGCCCCTCGCGGCTGCTGCCGGTGTTCGGGGTGCCGGAGCCGGGCGCGGCGCCGGGCGCCCCCACGGCCGCCGGGGTCAGCCGCTCACCCCGCGCAGGACCATCGCGACGGCGGTGTCCGCGATGA
- the rpsB gene encoding 30S ribosomal protein S2: MAVVTMRELLESGVHFGHQTRRWNPKMKRFIFTERNGIYIIDLLQSLSYIDRAYEFVKETVAHGGSIMFVGTKKQAQEAIAEQATRVGMPYVNQRWLGGMLTNFSTVYKRLQRLKELELIDFEDVAASGLTKKELLVLSREKAKLEKTLGGIREMQKVPSAVWIVDTKKEHIAVGEARKLHIPVVAILDTNCDPDEVDYKIPGNDDAIRSVTLLTRVIADAVAEGLIARSGAATGDSKPGEKAAGEPLAEWERDLLEGDKKNVEVESSVENERDVVAESEDPAERNAAAEAVGDSVPVVETPDQAAAADADAEQA, from the coding sequence ATGGCCGTCGTCACGATGCGGGAGCTGCTGGAAAGCGGCGTCCACTTCGGTCACCAGACCCGTCGCTGGAACCCGAAGATGAAGCGCTTCATCTTCACCGAGCGCAACGGCATCTACATCATCGACCTGCTCCAGTCGCTGTCGTACATCGACCGCGCCTACGAGTTCGTCAAGGAGACCGTCGCCCACGGCGGCTCCATCATGTTCGTGGGTACGAAGAAGCAGGCCCAGGAGGCCATCGCCGAGCAGGCGACGCGCGTCGGCATGCCGTACGTCAACCAGCGTTGGCTCGGTGGCATGCTCACCAACTTCTCCACCGTCTACAAGCGCCTCCAGCGCCTGAAGGAGCTGGAGCTCATCGACTTCGAGGACGTGGCCGCCTCCGGCCTCACCAAGAAGGAGCTCCTGGTCCTCTCGCGCGAGAAGGCCAAGCTGGAGAAGACCCTCGGTGGTATCCGCGAGATGCAGAAGGTGCCCAGCGCCGTCTGGATCGTCGACACCAAGAAGGAGCACATCGCCGTCGGTGAGGCGCGCAAGCTCCACATCCCGGTCGTCGCGATCCTCGACACCAACTGCGACCCCGACGAGGTCGACTACAAGATTCCGGGCAACGACGACGCGATCCGCTCCGTCACCCTGCTCACCCGCGTGATCGCCGACGCCGTCGCCGAGGGCCTCATCGCCCGCTCCGGTGCCGCCACCGGCGACTCGAAGCCGGGCGAGAAGGCCGCCGGCGAGCCCCTCGCCGAGTGGGAGCGCGACCTGCTCGAGGGCGACAAGAAGAACGTCGAGGTCGAGTCCTCGGTCGAGAACGAGCGTGACGTCGTCGCCGAGTCCGAGGACCCGGCCGAGCGCAACGCCGCCGCCGAGGCCGTGGGCGACTCCGTTCCCGTGGTCGAGACCCCCGACCAGGCCGCTGCCGCCGACGCGGACGCCGAGCAGGCCTGA
- the tsf gene encoding translation elongation factor Ts: MANYTAADVKKLRELTGAGMMDCKKALDEADGNVDKAVEALRIKGQKGVAKREGRSAENGAVVSLISEDQTSGVLLELKCETDFVAKGEKFQNVANTLAAHVAATSPADIEALLASEIEAGKTVQAYVDEANANLGEKIVLDRFAQFTGAFVAVYMHRTMPDLPPQIGVLVELDKADAELAKGIAQHIAAFAPKYLSREDVPAEVVEAERRVAEETTRAEGKPEAALPKIVEGRVNGFFKEATLLGQPYALDAKKSVQKVLDEAGVTLKRFSRIKVGI; the protein is encoded by the coding sequence ATGGCGAACTACACCGCCGCTGACGTCAAGAAGCTCCGCGAGCTCACCGGCGCCGGCATGATGGACTGCAAGAAGGCGCTCGACGAGGCCGACGGCAACGTCGACAAGGCCGTCGAGGCGCTCCGCATCAAGGGCCAGAAGGGCGTCGCCAAGCGCGAGGGCCGTTCCGCCGAGAACGGCGCCGTCGTCTCCCTCATCTCCGAGGACCAGACGTCCGGCGTTCTGCTCGAGCTGAAGTGCGAGACGGACTTCGTCGCCAAGGGCGAGAAGTTCCAGAACGTCGCCAACACGCTCGCCGCGCACGTCGCCGCCACCTCCCCGGCCGACATCGAGGCGCTGCTCGCCTCCGAGATCGAGGCCGGCAAGACCGTCCAGGCGTACGTCGACGAGGCCAACGCCAACCTCGGCGAGAAGATCGTCCTGGACCGCTTCGCGCAGTTCACCGGTGCCTTCGTCGCCGTGTACATGCACCGCACCATGCCCGACCTGCCCCCGCAGATCGGTGTTCTGGTCGAGCTGGACAAGGCCGACGCCGAGCTGGCCAAGGGCATCGCGCAGCACATCGCCGCCTTCGCCCCGAAGTACCTCTCCCGCGAGGACGTCCCGGCCGAGGTCGTCGAGGCCGAGCGCCGCGTCGCCGAGGAGACCACCCGCGCCGAGGGCAAGCCCGAGGCCGCCCTCCCGAAGATCGTCGAGGGTCGGGTCAACGGCTTCTTCAAGGAGGCCACCCTCCTGGGCCAGCCGTACGCGCTGGACGCCAAGAAGTCGGTCCAGAAGGTTCTGGACGAGGCCGGTGT